The genomic segment TATCCGGCGATGACGAAGCCGATTTCGGCAAAGCTCACACCAAGATCGGCCTGCATCGAGGGGATCGCGATGTTGACCACAAACAGGTCGAAGACGGTGATGAACCCGCCCAGCAACAGGATGGTCAGAGCCAGCGCCGAGGGGCGTGTTTTGGCGGCGGTCTGCGGGACATGCGATGTCGCAGGTGGGTGATCGACGGTCATGGCAACTCCAATGTGCTTGAAGTCGCTTCGCACGCGCATTAATCTATTACTATGGAGCAAATTATACTATTACTATGAGTGATACGCTGGATCATCGGCTGGATCGCACGCGCGCCGAACTGGCGGATTTCTTACGGCGGCGGCGGGAAAGCCTTTCACCGCTCGATGTCGGTCTACCGGTCGGGAAACGGCGGCGGACGCCGGGGCTTCGCCGTGAGGAAGTCGCCGCCCTCGCGGGCGTTGGCCTCACCTGGTACACGTGGCTGGAACAGGGCCGTGCCATCAAGGTTTCGACGGCCTTTCTCGACAATGTGTCCCGCGTCCTGAAGCTGGATGAAATCGAGCGGCGGCATCTGTTTCTGCTCGCCCATCAGCGGCCGCCTGCAATGGCGGGACAGGCTTGGTGCGAGCTGCCGCCGCTGGTGCGCCGATTGCTCGACGATCTCACTCTGCGCCCATCCTATGTGCTGAACCTGCGATGGGATGTGATCGGCTGGAATGATGCAGCCGAACGTCTGTTCGGGTTCGAGCAGCGCGATCCTGCCGAATGCAATATGCTCTGGATGCTGTTCGCGGACGATCGGCTGAACGGCAGGATCGTGGAATGGTCGGTTCAGGCTCCGCAAATTCTGGCGAGCTTTCGGCGGGATTTTGCGCGGTCCCCCGAGGATGAAAGCATGGTGGCGCTCGTCGAGTCGCTGGAGCAGGTCTCGCCTTCCTTCAGAAAGCTCTGGAACCAGCACGACGTGCATGGACGCTGCGAAGGCCGCCGAAGCTTCATGATCGACGGCCGGGGGCCGGTGGCGTTCGATCATGCATCCTTCATCGTCGATGAGGAAAAGCACCTCCGCCTTGTGTTCTATGCGGCAGCGGATCACGGAGATGTTGCAGCAGCTCTTCACGCTGGAAGAGGCCGGCCCCTATAAGCCCTCGATAGGGGGCTCAGGGCACTTAGCTCATACGAACAGCGACCAGGTGTAGATCCCCGGCCGACGCAAGGCAGCCGACGCAGAGCAGCCGGCGCGAGGCCGTGACCGGCCTCGCGTGGTTGGGTTCGGGAGTGAGCGCGGGCGATCGGGCTACCGGGCTTCAGAACGGCACGATTTCCATCGGCAGCGGCTTGCCGGCCTTATGCAGCGCGATCCAGCGGTGCAGCTCGGCGACGTGGCCGCTTTCTTCCTCGACGAATTCCTTCGCCAGCATCTTGATCTCGGGATTGTCGGTGGTGTCGAGGACGTTCTTGTACCAGTCGAACGCACCGGTCTCCGCTTCCAGCGCGATCTGCAGCGCGAGGTCGCGGCCGATGAACGGGTCGGTGCCCCAGATCGCGGCGGCTTCCGGGCTTTCCAGGCCCGGCCATTTGAAATCGCCGGGCTCCATCTGCGGGATGTCGCGGAAGCCGGCGCGGGCCTGCGCGTCGGCCTGATGCATCCGCGAGTAGTCCGCGAGCTGGCGGAACAGCTTCGATACTTCCTTGTTGCCGCAACTATCCATCGCGTCGGCGAGCTGACCGAACCGCAGCGCGGCTTCCTGCTCCAGCTTGATCGAATGCGCCAGAAACTCTTCGACTGTTTCCATCGTCGTCTCTCCTTGTTCGGCCGTCGCCGGGGTGGCGACGGCCGTCGCTGTCGTCAGGCGTTCTCCGCAGCCTTGGCGGCGTGCTTGAGCGACCATTCCTCCTGGGTGATCCAGGCCTCGAGAATGCGGACGTGCTCGGCTTCTTCGTTGACGAATTCCTTGGCCGCCGCGGCGACCTCGGACGACTTGGTGGTGGCTTCGACCGCACGATAAAACTCGTAGCCGCGGCGCTCGCCCTGCAGCGCCGCCTTCAGCGCGCCGAGACGGGTGAGCGTGGTGTCCGAGGCCCACACCGCGGCGCGCTCCGGCGTCGCGTGGTCGGGCCAGGCGTAGTCCGGCGGCACGCTCTTGCTGAGGTCGATGCTGCCGGCGCGCGACTTCACTTCGGCCAGATGCAGCCGCGAGAACTCGGCGAGCTGCGCGAACAGCTTCGCCACCGGCGCGTTGCCGGCGTCCGCCATCGCCTTGGCGAGGCTGTCGTAGTGCAGCGCGGCGTCTTCCTCGACCTTGGCAGCGTAGCTGAAGAATTCCTGCGGGGTGTTGATCTCCATGCCGCCCTTGTAGTGCGCGGCGGCCGGCGTCACCGCGAGGCGCTGCGGCTTGGTCTTGTCGCCCTCGAACTTGACCAGGATGTCTTCGTTGCGGACGAAGCACTGGCAGGCGAGGCGGTAGCGCGGCGGGATGTCGTTGACTTCGGCGTCGACGATCTCCTCCTTGGTGATCTTGCCAAGCTGGCGCAGCACTTCCTTTTCCTTTTCGGTCAGCGCCACCGCAGCTTTGGCCTTCGGATTGAAGTGCTCGACTTGCACCAGGCAGGAGCCGCATTCGCCATCCTGACAGTCGAACGGGATCGGAATGCTGTGCGATTTCGCAACCGCCAGAATGGTCCCGCGATCGCCCGCCACCGCATACACGGTCACGTCCTTGGCCATAACCGGGGACGAGAAGGTAATATTCGCCACGTCGTACTCTCCTGTCGTCAGGGGTTGATCGACGCCGTGCCGGCGCCCTCCGGCTGCCCCTTGGCAAGAACCAGGCCACGCACGATCACTAAGTAATTCAGTTAGTTGCAGCGGTGGGGCAGGGGGTTGTCGCGACTAAAGGCGGATCGGATTCCCGACACGAATGTACGAACGGCGACAATTCCGCGGCCCGGAGCAGGGCGGGAAGCGACCATCCGTCGCGGCCTCTGGGGGCCGAATACCACCAAAATTACAAAAGTTTAATTCCCTCGCCAGAGCCCCGTAAGGCGGCGGGCCCCATCTTCCGAAGCAACGGTGCTGATCAGTTCCGCACCTTCAGTTTCAACTGGTCTTCGGAGACTCCCGCAATGCACGATCGTCGCCCCGTCCTGTCCACGCAGTCTTCGCACCGGCCCCAGTCGAGGTCGTTGCTGTCGGCGCGCAAGTTCGCGCTGATGGCTTCGGTCGTCGCCGGTCTCGGCGCGGGGGCTTTCGGGCTCGGCAACGGTTCGTTCGATCTGATCGCCACTCCGGCGCATGCGCAGCAGGTCAGCGCCAACGTTCAGCCGGCGCAGCAGCCGGTCGGTTTCGCCGACATCGTCGACAAGGTGAAGCCGTCGGTGATCTCGGTGAAGGTCAACATCGCCGACAAGATGGCCAAGAACGAAGACCGCGAGGATTTCTCGTTCCCGCCCGGCTCGCCGATGGAGCGGTTCTTCCGCCGGTTCGGCGGCGAGATGCCTCCCGGCCTGCGCGGCCATCGCGGCGGCGGCATGATCACCGGCCAGGGCTCGGGCTTCTTCATCTCGGCCGACGGCTATGCGGTGACCAACAATCACGTGGTCGAAGGCGCCGACAAGGTCGAAGTCACCACCGACGACGGCAAGACCTACAAGGCCAAGGTGATCGGCAATGATCCGCGCACCGACTTGGCGCTGATCAAGGTCGAAGGCGGTTCGAGCTTCCCCTACGCCAAGCTGTCGGAAGGCAAGCCGCGGATCGGTGACTGGGTGCTGGCGGTCGGCAATCCGTTCGGCCTCGGCGGCACCGTGACGGCCGGCATCGTCTCGGCGATGGGCCGCGACATCGGCAACGGTCCGTACGACGATTTCATCCAGATCGACGCGCCGGTGAACAAGGGCAACTCCGGTGGCCCGGCGTTCAACACCGCGGGCGAAGTGGTCGGCGTCAACACCGCGATCTACTCGCCGTCGGGCGGCAGCATCGGCATCGCGTTCTCGATCCCGGCCAACACCGTCAAGGCGGTGGTCGAGCAGCTCAAGGATCGCGGCTCGGTGAGCCGTGGCTGGATCGGCGTGCAGGTGCAGCCGGTGACGCCGGAGATCGCCGACAGCCTCGGCCTGAAGAAGGCGGAAGGCGCGCTGGTCGCCGAGCCGCAGTCGAACGGTCCGGCCGCCAAGGCCGGCATCGAATCCGGCGACGTGATCGTCGCGGTCGATGGCACGTCGGTGAAGGACGCTCGCGAACTGGCCCGCACCATCGGTGCGTTCGCGCCGGGGCATGCGGTCAAGCTCACCGTGTTCCACAAGGGCAAGGAGCGTGAGCTGACGCTGACGCTCGGCGAGCTGCCGAACAAGATCGAAGCCAGCAACAACACCGACCGCGGTGATCGCGGTGGAGCCAACCAGGGCCTCGACCTGCCCAAGCTCGGCCTGACGCTGGCTCCGGCCAGCTCGGTCGCCGGTGCCGGCAAGGATGGCGTGGTGGTGACTGACGTCGATCCGAAGGGTGCCGCAGCCGACCGCGGCTTCAAGGAAGGCGATGTGATCCTCGAGGTCGCCGGCAAGAACGTGTCGAGCCCGGCGGACGTCCGCGACGTGCTCGCTACGGCGAAGACCGAAAACAAGAACAGCGTGCTGGTCCGGGTACGCAGCGGCGGCGCCTCGCGCTTCGTCGCCCTCCCGATCGCCAAGGGCTGATCGCCCGCGCTGAGAAATTGGAGAGTGTCGCCGGCAATCGTCGCCCCCAGCCGACGGCGCTATCCCGGGGACGGGTCGCAACCCCGCTCGTCCCCGCCTTTACACCTTCCGGAAGGAGTTCAGCCCCCCTCCGTCGGAAGGTCTAGGCGGGCGGTGGAGTCCCCCAGCTCCATCGCCCGTTCCCCCTCCGGGGCCCGATCGAGCCGCCTTGCAAGGAGGCTGAAGCCGCGTCATGTTGCATCAGAGCCCGCAGAGTTTGAAGAAATCCGACAGCAATATGCGTCTGTTGATCATCGAGGATGACCGCGAATCCGCCGACTATCTGGTCAAGGCGTTTCGCGAGGTCGGCCACATCGCCGATCTCGCCAGCGATGGCGAAGAGGGCCTCGCGATGGCGGAGAGCGGCGACTACGACGTGCTGGTGGTCGATCGCATGCTGCCGAAGCGCGACGGCCTGTCGGTGATCGGAAGCCTGCGTGACAAAGGAAATCGCACGCCGGTGCTGATCCTGTCCGCGCTCGGCCAGGTCGACGACCGTATCAAGGGCCTGCGTGCCGGCGGCGACGACTATCTGCCGAAGCCCTACGCCTTCGCGGAACTGCTGGCGCGCGTCGAGGTGCTGTCGCGCCGTCACGGCGGCCCGGCGGAAGAGACCAGCTACCGCGTCGCCGATCTCGAACTCGACCGTCTGTCGCATCGCGTCACCCGCGGCGGCGAGGAGCTGACGCTGCAGCCGCGCGAATTCAGACTGCTCGAATATCTGATGAAGCACGCCGGGCAGGTGGTGACCCGCACCATGCTGCTGGAGAACGTCTGGGATTATCACTTCGATCCGCAGACTAACGTCATCGACGTCCACATCTCCCGGCTGCGTTCGAAGATCGACAAGGGCTTCGATCACCCGCTGCTGCACACCATCCGCGGCGCCGGCTACATGATCCGCGACGGGCTGCGCTGAGCTTCGCTCAGCGCCTCGTGACGCCGGCAGCGCCGTTCTCGCGACCCCGCTCGAGCGATGCCCAGAGGACCGCACCCCTTTAGATGCTGGCGGTGTTCGGTGCCGGCGGTTTACCGACGTTGCACTACCTCCGTAGTGTTTCTTGGTATCTAAATACGGCCGAGCTATCGTTTCTTAACTTTCGCATGCGAACGTCCCGCAAACTCACTGCAGATCAGGGATGTGAAAAGCCGCATGTTTATGGGACGTCAAAAGCGACAGGAGCTGCTGCAGAAGGCCGAATGGCTCGACACCCTCTCGCTTCACTGCGGCATCGGATTGTGGGACGCGATCCTGTACGAAGGCGATGCGATGCATCCCAAGGCCCGGTGGACCTGGTCGTCCGAGTTTCGCCGGCTGTGCGGCTACAGTTCTGAAGCCGAGTTTCCCAACGTCGTGCAATCCTGGTCGGATCGCCTGCATCCCGACGATGTCGCGCCGACCTTCGCGGCGTTCACCCAGACCTGCCAGACCGGCATCGGTTACGACGTGAAGTATCGCCTCAAGGTCAAGGACGG from the Rhodopseudomonas palustris genome contains:
- a CDS encoding response regulator transcription factor is translated as MRLLIIEDDRESADYLVKAFREVGHIADLASDGEEGLAMAESGDYDVLVVDRMLPKRDGLSVIGSLRDKGNRTPVLILSALGQVDDRIKGLRAGGDDYLPKPYAFAELLARVEVLSRRHGGPAEETSYRVADLELDRLSHRVTRGGEELTLQPREFRLLEYLMKHAGQVVTRTMLLENVWDYHFDPQTNVIDVHISRLRSKIDKGFDHPLLHTIRGAGYMIRDGLR
- a CDS encoding Do family serine endopeptidase, whose translation is MHDRRPVLSTQSSHRPQSRSLLSARKFALMASVVAGLGAGAFGLGNGSFDLIATPAHAQQVSANVQPAQQPVGFADIVDKVKPSVISVKVNIADKMAKNEDREDFSFPPGSPMERFFRRFGGEMPPGLRGHRGGGMITGQGSGFFISADGYAVTNNHVVEGADKVEVTTDDGKTYKAKVIGNDPRTDLALIKVEGGSSFPYAKLSEGKPRIGDWVLAVGNPFGLGGTVTAGIVSAMGRDIGNGPYDDFIQIDAPVNKGNSGGPAFNTAGEVVGVNTAIYSPSGGSIGIAFSIPANTVKAVVEQLKDRGSVSRGWIGVQVQPVTPEIADSLGLKKAEGALVAEPQSNGPAAKAGIESGDVIVAVDGTSVKDARELARTIGAFAPGHAVKLTVFHKGKERELTLTLGELPNKIEASNNTDRGDRGGANQGLDLPKLGLTLAPASSVAGAGKDGVVVTDVDPKGAAADRGFKEGDVILEVAGKNVSSPADVRDVLATAKTENKNSVLVRVRSGGASRFVALPIAKG
- a CDS encoding 2Fe-2S iron-sulfur cluster-binding protein, whose translation is MANITFSSPVMAKDVTVYAVAGDRGTILAVAKSHSIPIPFDCQDGECGSCLVQVEHFNPKAKAAVALTEKEKEVLRQLGKITKEEIVDAEVNDIPPRYRLACQCFVRNEDILVKFEGDKTKPQRLAVTPAAAHYKGGMEINTPQEFFSYAAKVEEDAALHYDSLAKAMADAGNAPVAKLFAQLAEFSRLHLAEVKSRAGSIDLSKSVPPDYAWPDHATPERAAVWASDTTLTRLGALKAALQGERRGYEFYRAVEATTKSSEVAAAAKEFVNEEAEHVRILEAWITQEEWSLKHAAKAAENA
- a CDS encoding ferritin-like domain-containing protein codes for the protein METVEEFLAHSIKLEQEAALRFGQLADAMDSCGNKEVSKLFRQLADYSRMHQADAQARAGFRDIPQMEPGDFKWPGLESPEAAAIWGTDPFIGRDLALQIALEAETGAFDWYKNVLDTTDNPEIKMLAKEFVEEESGHVAELHRWIALHKAGKPLPMEIVPF
- a CDS encoding helix-turn-helix transcriptional regulator — its product is MSDTLDHRLDRTRAELADFLRRRRESLSPLDVGLPVGKRRRTPGLRREEVAALAGVGLTWYTWLEQGRAIKVSTAFLDNVSRVLKLDEIERRHLFLLAHQRPPAMAGQAWCELPPLVRRLLDDLTLRPSYVLNLRWDVIGWNDAAERLFGFEQRDPAECNMLWMLFADDRLNGRIVEWSVQAPQILASFRRDFARSPEDESMVALVESLEQVSPSFRKLWNQHDVHGRCEGRRSFMIDGRGPVAFDHASFIVDEEKHLRLVFYAAADHGDVAAALHAGRGRPL